In Deltaproteobacteria bacterium, the genomic stretch AACCGCCGCCCTCGCGGAGCGTCTCTCGTCAGGGCCGACGCTGGCCTACGCGCGGGCGAAGGAGCTGTACAACCGCGCGCTGTCCCAACCGCTGGAGACGCAGCTCGAGGAGGAGCGGCAGAGCATCGCCCGCTCCGCGACGACCCACGATTTCCGCGAAGGGGTCCGCGCCTTCCTCGAAAAGCGCCCGGCGCGCTTCGAGGGCCGGTAGCGCTGCGACTTAGCCGCCCTCGTCACGAAACCGGTAATACTCCTCGGGGGTGTTGATGTTCCGGAAGGCGGACAGATCGGGGTCGATCCGCTCCACCTCCGCGAGGGGAACGCGGCGAACGCGCACCCGGTCGAAGAAGGAGACCACGCGGCACTGCCCGTCCCGCAGCGCGTCTTCCACGACGGGGAGGACGCCCTTCCGGTACACCGCGTGAAGCGTCTCCAGCCCCCCCTCCCCCTCGGGAACGACCACGTCCGCCTCTTCCGCCAGCGAGCACAGGTGCCGGATGAGGTCCGGCGCGAGGTGCGGCATGTCGCACGCCACGACGAAGATCTTCTCCGAGCCGCTCGCCCGCAACGCCGCGTGGATCCCCCCCAGCGCGCCCATCCCCGGGTAGAGGTCCGTCACCCGGCGGCACGGGAGGAAATCGTACCGGTCCGTTTCCCCGGTGGCGATGATCACCTCTTCGAACAGCTCCTCCATCCGCCGGTGGATCGCCTCGATGAACCGCCCGCCCTGGTACGGCAGGAGCGCCTTGTCGCTCCCCATCCGGGTGGAGCCCCCCCCCGCGAGGATCACCCCCGTGACCCCGGGGATCCTCTCCGCGGCCGCGGCGGCGATCCGCGCCGGATGGGTGTAGACGTTGAACCTGCGGCCCCGCACGTACCCGACGAGGGTGATCCCCAGCTCCCCGCAGATCCTGACGGCGAGGTCGGTGGGAGAGGTGCGCGAGGCGATCACGGAGATCCCGAGGGAACCCGCCTTCGCCGCCATCTCCGAGGAAACGCGCCCCGAGGCGACGAGGATCCTGCCCGAGAGGTCGATCCCCCCCAGGAGCGCCTGCCCCGCGATCCGGTCGATCGTGTTGTGCCGCCCGATATCCTCGGCGAACAGGAGGAGCCGCTCGCCGTCCCAGGCGCCGGCGGAGTGGATCCCTCCGCTCCCGCGGTACGCATCTGACGCCCGCGCGAGCGCGCCCATCGCCGAAAAAAGCGACTCCGGGGAAACGAACGGCCCGGCGGAGGGGAGCTGGACCGGGCGCCCCGCGGAGGCGGGGACGTGGAAGCTGATCCCGGCGCCGCACCCCGAGGTGAAGGTCGGCGTGATACGGTCCGGCACGTCTCCCCGGATCCGGACGGACGCCGCGCCGAAGTCTTCGCACACGCTCAGGGTCAGA encodes the following:
- the fdhD gene encoding formate dehydrogenase accessory sulfurtransferase FdhD; translation: MSRLPGDDAKGGDAPPVLRYDGRRLAPAKHLPVREVPVALTVNGVALVTLIASPHDLHFLVAGFLRMQGLVRSAGDFLTLSVCEDFGAASVRIRGDVPDRITPTFTSGCGAGISFHVPASAGRPVQLPSAGPFVSPESLFSAMGALARASDAYRGSGGIHSAGAWDGERLLLFAEDIGRHNTIDRIAGQALLGGIDLSGRILVASGRVSSEMAAKAGSLGISVIASRTSPTDLAVRICGELGITLVGYVRGRRFNVYTHPARIAAAAAERIPGVTGVILAGGGSTRMGSDKALLPYQGGRFIEAIHRRMEELFEEVIIATGETDRYDFLPCRRVTDLYPGMGALGGIHAALRASGSEKIFVVACDMPHLAPDLIRHLCSLAEEADVVVPEGEGGLETLHAVYRKGVLPVVEDALRDGQCRVVSFFDRVRVRRVPLAEVERIDPDLSAFRNINTPEEYYRFRDEGG